The sequence below is a genomic window from Rhizobium gallicum bv. gallicum R602sp.
TCACCATGACCGAAGAGAGAGCAATGCCAGCACCCGGGCCGCCGAAATGCGCCGCCTGAACGTGATCGTTGCCCGCCGCAGCGCCATGACTCAAGACGATCGACGAGGTGAAGATCATCGCAAATGCGCTTGCCAATCCGGCCAGAAAACGGATGGTCGCGAAAACCGGAACGGAATTCGTGGCGGCCATGGCGGCAAGCAGTAGCGCGTTGGCCAGAAGCGCCGAGAGCGCGACCTTGCGTTCATGGCCAGCGACCCAGCTGTAAGTGGCAAGCACGGCGCCCGCGAGATAGCCTGCGAAATTGGCAGAAGCGATGAAGCCTGCATCGGCCGCCGAAAGCGGCACGCCGCTCATCATCCCGGGCAGGATCGGCGTATAGGAAAACCGCCCGAAGCCCATGGCGGCCGACATCGCGATCATGCCGGCAAGCGCCGTCCGGAAGAGGTTCACTGGTTCGGTATCGCTACGCACTAACATGCTTGGCTTTATCGCGCTGCACAATGGCAGAGACAAACGAGAAAATCTGATCGATCGATCAATTTCACAAATCCTCGGCGTCACTTGAAATGACATATCTTACGATATATGTTTTACGATATAGTGAACGATACATCGAATGACAAAGGAACGAACCATGAGAGGTTTCAGAGGTAGCGGCATGTTCGGCGAAGCGATGCGGATGGGAATGGGCCGCAAGTTTTCGGCTGGTGATCTTCAACTGGTGCTGCTGGCGTTGCTCGACGAGCGACCACGTCATGGCTACGAGCTGATCAAGACCCTGGAGGAGCGCTCGGGCGGCTTTTACGTTCCAAGCCCGGGCGTCATCTATCCGGCGCTGACCTATCTCGAAGAGACGGAACTGGCGGAAGTCCAGATCGAAGGTGCCAAGAAGCTCTACAAGATCACCGAACGCGGCAGGCAAAAGGTCGAGGAGAATCGCGCCATGATCCAGCACACGCTGAACAAGCTCGAGCGCATCGGCGAGAAGATGGCTTTCGTCAACCGCATGTTCGATCCGGATCACCACGGCCGCCACCGCGACGCCGAGGACGAGGAGGATCTGATGCGCGACAACGGCGACATTCGCGCCGCCCGCACACTGCTTCGCGCCGCACTGAGGATGCGTTACCCGTGGTCGAAAGCCGAAGCCACCCGCATCGCCGGCATCCTGGAACGCGCCGCCACGGAAATTCTGCAAGGTGGCAAGCCGGAGGCGAAGGGGTAAGGCCGGCTTCCCCACAGGCGAGAGGTTGCCAAATCTTGTGCTTGGCCACCAGCCAAGATTTAGAGTTCGCTGGTTAAGGTGAAACTACCTCGCGAGAAATCGCCGCTAAACCCCGCCATCCGGCAGCGTCAAAATCAGCGGACCGTTCCGGGTCGCTACCACAGTGTGCTCGAACTGCACGGTCGGGGCTTGCGGGTCGGCGTAGAGCGTCCAGGCATCGTCGCCGCCTTCGGCCCATGTCGCGCCGAGCGACAAGAAAGGCTCGACGGTAAAAACGAGCCCTTCGGTCATCATCCGCTTTTCGGAAGGATCGGGCCAGGTAGAAAGCTCGGCCGGCTCCTCGTGCAGCGAGCGGCCGACACCGTGGCTCGCGAGGTTGGCGACCAGTGTATAGCGGTTCTTTGCCGCAAAGGCGCCGACGGCCTTGCCGATCTTCGC
It includes:
- a CDS encoding PadR family transcriptional regulator, whose protein sequence is MRGFRGSGMFGEAMRMGMGRKFSAGDLQLVLLALLDERPRHGYELIKTLEERSGGFYVPSPGVIYPALTYLEETELAEVQIEGAKKLYKITERGRQKVEENRAMIQHTLNKLERIGEKMAFVNRMFDPDHHGRHRDAEDEEDLMRDNGDIRAARTLLRAALRMRYPWSKAEATRIAGILERAATEILQGGKPEAKG